The Brachypodium distachyon strain Bd21 chromosome 4, Brachypodium_distachyon_v3.0, whole genome shotgun sequence nucleotide sequence TGACGCgccccttttttcttttcgcgCACCGTAGTACTCGCCGACGGGAACCcaaagctccgccgccggccgccgcctcttcgTCGTCCTAGGCAAGCATCCTGTCGCCCTTGAGCCTCGCCGACCCCGTCATCGACTCCGTCTCGCGCGACGCCGTAATGCCCTGCGCCACCGTTGTCCGAGCCCGCGCCACTCGGTGGAACCCTAGACGTTGCCGGAGGTAAGGCAGACGCCTCCCGACTGTCGGATCTCGTCCGacggctaggattagatctTCTTTTTGAACCAGTATGGGTAGATCTGGACCGCCCGTGTTAAGTTAATGAGATGCGAATAGCCAAACCACCACCTTGctaaatactgcatatacttgttaggtctgctataaccctttggtgaacttgacaatacattcaatgtattgaccccctagtggctgcaatgtttaaatgttgcaggtgatcCAGGTGAAGactgaggtacgaattgttacggttgcgagtttacattccaacatgtttcgactgtggagttgttatgggactcttgtatcttctgccttccactgcaagattttattttcgcttgagctaacccatgaggttatgcaatatgtaaggtactatttatttctggatcaatgcgatgtaatataattttgacctttgtatcttgatattacatcttgaaactatgtgtgctagcgagtcgatctagggactagcactataagcacagagatcgaaccctgtaagggggaggatcgcttcagttTTATACTAAATAGTAGGTTATATTTGCTTAAACATGAATGAGAATGCCATGAACAGGTTCAGTAGGTCTTGGTGATCAAAATGCATATAAGGTTCACCAATTTTGGAATCAGGAAACAACTTGTATGAATTAAACAAGTTTCAAATGGATTTAGAAATCTTGGTTCAACTCCTTCAATACCATATCCAAGATGTTCCATCTTTGCATTTATTGCGATTCTTTCTCAACTACAATTCGAATTGGAATAGTTTTATTACTTCAAtcaaatctttttttcttttaaaaaaagaaaataaaagactATTTCGATTCCTATATAACTCTTATGTATCAGAAtatgagttttttttgttgtttcttcgTAAACAATCTTCTTGCTTACCATTAGCATCTTCTGGAGGATTTTTGGAACGAATCCACTTTTCTAGGAAGATGGAACATTTTGGGATAATGGACCCTGGTTTTTTTCGGAAAACCTTATGGTTCTTTATGGATCCTCTTATGCATTATGTTCGATATCAAGGAAAGGCAATTCTTGCATCAAAAGGAactctttttttgaaaaagaaatggaaatgGTACCTTGTCAATTTCTGCcaatattctttttctttttggactCAACCGCGAAGGATCCATCTAAACCAATTGGCAAACTCTTGCTTCGATTTTTTGGGGTACCTTTCAAGTGTACCAAAAGGTCCTTTGTTAGTAAGGAATCAAATGCTGGAGAATTCTTTTCTAATAGATACTCGAATGATAAAATTCGATACCATAGTCCCCGCTACTCTCCTCATAGGATCTTTATCAAAAGCTCAATTTTGTACTAGATCGGGGCATCCTATTAGTAAACCCATTTGGACAGAGTTATCTGATTGGGATATTCTTGATCGATTTGGTCAGATATGTAAAAATCTTTTTCATTATCATAGTGGATCTTCCAAAAAACGGACTTTGTATCGACTAAAGTATATACTTTGACTTTCATGCGCTAGAACTTTAGCTCGTAAACATAAAAGCACGGTACAAACTTTTATGCAACGATTGGGCTCGGTATTTTTAGAAGAATTTTTTACGGAAGAAGACcaagttttttctttgatgTTCACCAAAACAaccctttttttatttccgtGGATCGCATAGTGAGCGTATTTGGTATTTGGATATTATCCGTATCAACGGCCTGGTGAATCCTCGTAATTAATTATTAGACAAAACTAATAAACAGGAAAGGGTCGATGAATGATCAAGATAAAACTTTCATATTTTTGCATTCTGAAATGTTCTTCATAATTTTAGTATAACTCTTTGTAATAGAAATGAGCCATTTCCACATAGGGAAAGTCGTGTGCAATGAAAAATGCAAGCACGGTTTGGGGAGGGATTTTTCTCTATTGTAACAAGGAAGAATTATCTAGTCCATCCGACTAGTTCCAGGTTCGAGTCCGGGGCAACCCATATGGAAAATTGAAAAGAGGAATCTGAGTTTTTAATTTTGACTCACTtcatttacaaatttttttggtttggttAATTTAGTTATATGGATATCCAATCTTTGGGCTGACTTAGTTGACATTGGTATATAGTCTATGTTATACTGTTAAATAACAAGCCTTCTATTATCTATATTATTTCTAGTTAATATGTGTGCTTGGGAGTCCTTGCAATTTGAATAAACCAAGATCTTACCATGACTGCAATTTTAGAGAGACGCGAAAGTACAAGCCTGTGGGGTCGCTTCTGCAACTGGATAACTAGCACTGAAAATCGTCTTTACATCGGATGGTTCGGTGTTTTGATGATCCCTACCTTATTGACCGCAACTTCTGTATTTATTATCGCCTTCATCGCAGCCCCTCCAATAGATATTGATGGTATTCGCGAGCCTATTTCTGGTTCTTTACTTTATGGAAACAATATTATCTCTGGTGCTATTATTCCTACTTCTGCGGCAATCGGATTGCACTTGTACCCAATTTGGGAAGCTGCATCCATTGATGAATGGTTATACAATGGTGGTCCTTATGAGCTAATTGTTCTACACTTCTTACTTGGTGTAGCTTGTTATATGGGTCGTGAGTGGGAACTTAGTTTCCGTTTGGGTATGCGCCCTTGGATTGCTGTTGCATATTCAGCTCCTGTTGCAGCTGCGACtgttgttttcttgatttACCCTATTGGTCAAGGAAGCTTCTCTGATGGTATGCCTTTAGGAATATCTGGTACTTTCAACTTTATGATTGTATTCCAGGCAGAGCACAACATCCTTATGCATCCATTTCACATGTTAGGTGTAGCTGGTGTTTTTGGCGGTTCCCTATTCAGTGCTATGCATGGTTCCTTGGTAACCTCTAGTTTGATCAGGGAAACTACTGAAAATGAATCTGCTAATGAGGGTTACAAATTTGGTCAAGAGGAAGAGACTTATAATATTGTGGCTGCTCATGGTTATTTTGGCCGATTAATCTTCCAATATGCTAGTTTCAACAACTCTCGTTCTTTACACTTCTTCTTGGCTGCTTGGCCTGTAGTAGGAATCTGGTTCACTGCTTTAGGTATTAGTACTATGGCGTTCAACCTAAATGGATTCAATTTCAACCAATCTGTAGTTGATAGTCAAGGTCGCGTTATTAATACTTGGGCTGATATCATCAACCGTGCTAATCTTGGTATGGAAGTAATGCACGAACGTAATGCTCACAACTTCCCTCTAGATCTAGCTGCTCTTGAAGTTCCCGCTATTAATGGATAAGGTTTTTCCGCTAACATATAAGaatttttgaagaaaagaaagcgaGAAATACCCAATATCTTGTTATACCAACAAATTGGGTATTTCTTTActttgcatcttttttttattctgaaTCTTTCTATTCTGAATTTAGTTAACGACGAGATTTAGTATCCTTTCTTGCATTTTCATAACTCGTGAAATGCCGAGTAGGTACGAATTCCCCCAATTTGTGACCTACCATAGGATTTGTTATGTAAATAGGTATATGTTCCTTTCCATTATGAATCGCGATTGTATGGCCAACCATTGTGGGTAGAATGCTAGATGCCCGGGACCACGTTACTATTGtttctttctcctccttcaTATTgaccttttctatttttgccAATAAATGATGAGCTACAAAAGGATTCGTTTTTTTTCGTGTCACAGCTGATTactcctttctttttcctttttaaagAGCGGCAATTTATGTCCAATATCTCTATCGAAGTATGGAGGTCAGAATAAATAGAATAATGATGaatggaaaaaagagaaaaatccTGTAGCTGGATAAGGGGCGGATGTAGCCAAGTGGATCAAGGCAGTGGATTGTGAATCCACCATGCGCGGGTTCAATTCCCGTCGCTCGCCATCGCATTATtgcaaatgcaaaaaatgcaATTTTCCATATTCCTAGTTACGTATTTACTTACGGCGACGAAGAATAAAACTATCGctatattttttccttttcctagTTCTTCTTCCAAGCGCAGGATAACCCTAAGGGGTTGTGAGTTTTTTTCTACCAATGGGGGCTTTCCCTTCACCGCCCCCATGGGGGTGGTCCACAGGGTTCATAACTACCCCTCTTACTATGGGGCGTTTACCTAGCCAACACTTAGATCCGGCTCTACCCAAACTTTTTTGGTTCACCCCAACATTACCCACTTGTCCGACTGTTGCTAAGCATACGGCTTTGTAGATGTATATGACGATCTCTAGACAGATGGATCTTATATAAATCATATGATGAAGTAGCACATGAGTGGATATATAGGAAAGGAATCCAAATCTGCTGAATCGCTCATGTTAGGATCTTCTACATCCTAGGTCTCTGCGTTCCGTCATCTGGCTTATGTTCTTCATGTAGCATTCAGATAGAATGACTCTATGAAATTACGTTGATACTTCCACATATTATGGGTAAAGTAGGAGACATCCCTTTTTTCCCCGGGGGTCTTAATTACCACTGCTTAGCTTTCAATTCGCCTCTGACCATCAAATTAAATGTGAATAACCCGTCCTACTCTCTTTGAAACAAGGGGCGCTTCCGGTTCTGTGCGTGCTTCAAACAATTTTGTCTTCTCCATATTACCATATCTCTAGAGTCAATAATTTTCTATGAGGAACTACTGAACTCAATCACTTGCTGCCGTTACTCAACAGTTTTCTGTTAAGGTCTATCCCGTAGAGGTAGTCAAATTGGATCAGTGATCGATTTCTAGGTTTCATCGTAAACCTAATTGGTTACTTCCAATTACGTAAATCAATAGTTCAAACCGCACTCAAAGGTAGGGCATTTCCCATTGATATAGGAACTTTTGTACCAGAAACAATAGTATCTCCAATTATAGCCCCTCTGGGATGTAAAATATATCTCTTCTCACCATCCCCATAGTGTATGAGACAAATGTATGCATTTCGATTAGGGTCGTATTCTATGGTTACGATTCTACCAGATATGTCCTTTTGTTCCGTCAAAAATC carries:
- the LOC106866699 gene encoding LOW QUALITY PROTEIN: uncharacterized protein LOC106866699 (The sequence of the model RefSeq protein was modified relative to this genomic sequence to represent the inferred CDS: substituted 1 base at 1 genomic stop codon), translating into MEHFGIMDPGFFRKTLWFFMDPLMHYVRYQGKAILASKGTLFLKKKWKWYLVNFCQYSFSFWTQPRRIHLNQLANSCFDFLGYLSSVPKGPLLVRNQMLENSFLIDTRMIKFDTIVPATLLIGSLSKAQFCTRSGHPISKPIWTELSDWDILDRFGQICKNLFHYHSGSSKKRTLYRLKYILXLSCARTLARKHKSTVQTFMQRLGSVFLEEFFTEEDQVFSLMFTKTTLFLFPWIA